The sequence below is a genomic window from Methylophilus sp. DW102.
TTAAACGGATATCCAACGTTTGTTGATCCGCTTGCATTTGGTAGGTGCTAGCCTCAGAGGTAAAGCTTTCATAATGCGTAGGCAAGCCTTCACCCTTGAGGCCGGTTTGCGCAACATATAATTTGTCTTTACTGCTATCACTCATCAACTCATAAGGGCCAGCGCCATTATCTGCTTTATGTTCTAACAAGGATAATTGACGTAAATCACCGCCGGCAGTGTCAATAACCGCCGAATAACGATCAGTTGTGACGGCGATACGTGTGCCTTTGTTTAAATGAAAGCCATCTACCTGCGGTTTATCAGCAGTTTCAGGCAGCGCTTGTGCCACTTGCTCGGCAGTTGGTTGTGGTGAATGGTCTTGTTGCCAGGCATCCCACAGCAACATGATGGAAAAAGAAAAAATCACGAACAGAATTAGACGGCGAGTATCCATAAGATTTCGTTTAAAAGTCAGGGTAGGGGGTCTACACCACCTGGATGCCAGGGATGACAACGACCGATGCGGCGTAAGGCTAACACACTCCCACGCCACGCACCATAGCGTTGCAAGGCCTCAATGGCATAGTGTGAACAGGTAGGGTGAAAACGACATTGTCTTCCCAACCAGGGACTGAGTCCCCATTGGTAACACTTGATCAAGAATATCAACAACGTCTTCATCGGCAAGAATTCATCAGGAAGCATGCACATGCACGGATTTGCTTAAACGGCGTAGCAAAGTCTCTACATCTTGACGCACTTGAGCAA
It includes:
- the yidD gene encoding membrane protein insertion efficiency factor YidD, with product MKTLLIFLIKCYQWGLSPWLGRQCRFHPTCSHYAIEALQRYGAWRGSVLALRRIGRCHPWHPGGVDPLP